CTGGCCAGGCCTTGAAGGTCTTGCCCTTGGCACGACCAGATCCCTGTCGCTGCATCGTTGCGTCCTGTCCAGCTGCAAGATATTGCAGTTTCTTCGACATGATATCGATTTCGGCGCGCAGTAAATTATTTTGCAGCTCCAGCTCACCCACTCGTCGCTCCAGTTCGATCAGGGGCTTCTCCTCACCGAGCACCTGCCATTCCGGATTGCGTAGTTTGCCAACAAAGGCTAGAATGGCCAAAGTGGAGGCCACATAAAAGAAGGCGGTCAGGCCATTTTGCACCAGCGGTGGCAACTGCAGATCTAATTTGGAGCGCACTACGCTCTTGGACTCCGGCTGTTGTTGCTCCGGCTCCCGCTCAGGATACTCCGATAGCTGCTGGTCAGTGCTTATGGGGGCAATCAGTTCCACGGGACTAGTTGGTAAATCACCGAAACCCATGTCACCCAATAGGGGTTCGCGCAGAAATAGATTCGGTGATATGCGATCCGTACTCTCGCAATCGCTGATTATCGAAATGCCATCAGAAATATCATCTGCCTGAGGATCCTCGGCTGCAGGCCTATTGCATCTGCTTGGGATACAAACTTGTGGATGAGTTGCCATATCCTTGGGGAATCATTATGCTGTCTCACCTCTCGTTTTTCTGCTTATCCGCGCGACTGCTCGGCCTTAAATCCGTCAACAGTTCGGTCTTCGCCTCCAGTCCGTCATCCTTCTCCTTAACCACTGGCAGAATGGTCCACGAATTGAGTACCGACGATGAGGTGCTGCTCCCGAGAGACTCCTCACTTAAATTGGGCCCGGTCTTAGTGCGCCCAATGtcttcgctgctgctgccctcCGACTCCATCTTCTGCTCCGTCGTCTGTGAATTTAAAGAGTACACGCCATTTTTAGATCgttcattgttttttgttttaaacagaaaaagaaagataatattttctttttattcttTGATCATgttataaagaaaatgaaatatttatggttAAAAAAGAAACTTCAATCTGAGTTCCTTGCTACGCTAATGCAACTACATTTTAAATTCTTCTATAAATCTGTATTTACAATGTGAGCTGTTTACCCGGGGCTCGGCTATCAATATACTAAAGTAGCTGGTTTACATTCTACTTTTAAGAGGTCCAAAGACAACGGCCCCTTGTTTCCCAACACAAAGTAGGTGTATGTGTACTTAATTAAATGCCCATATAATCGAGGCGGTTAATCGCATTGTTCTGTTAAAAGTGACGCGTAAAAGTGTCAAACCAAGAAGTCAGTGAGTAAAATAGAGAAATGACTTTTGCCTTATTTTATCCTTTATTTTGACACTGACCTAGTTAAAGAAAATGTTGAAGCTTCCTTTTAAGAGTAAACGAGAGAGCAGCTGACTTTTCACATGCGCGCTTTTCCGTTGGCGCAAGCGAGCAAGCAAGAAAATACGTCATGAAAGCAAATTTCGGGGAAAAATTGCAAGGTACTATTTTGCTTTTGCATATTAGTACTTCGACCTTGAaatccatatacatacatatgtaggtgTATACGTAAATGGCTATCTTAATAGGTATATATCAGTTCACCATAAAGTTAAAAACAATGCATATATGCACATCTAAGTTGTGTGGGTTATAAGCTGCattcgatttttgtttttagaatTCGTAATCAGTTTGGAACTTAAACACACTCACTACACACCTTTAAATTTCAAGCTATTTTCGACAAATAGCGTAGTCAAATAGACTAGACGGTTAGGAAAATAAAAGCACTAGCTATCTTCagcggtaaaaaaaaataaattctttgTGTGCTCTAGAGATGGAAGTAGA
The DNA window shown above is from Drosophila melanogaster chromosome X and carries:
- the CG42354 gene encoding uncharacterized protein, isoform A, producing the protein MESEGSSSEDIGRTKTGPNLSEESLGSSTSSSVLNSWTILPVVKEKDDGLEAKTELLTDLRPSSRADKQKNERCNRPAAEDPQADDISDGISIISDCESTDRISPNLFLREPLLGDMGFGDLPTSPVELIAPISTDQQLSEYPEREPEQQQPESKSVVRSKLDLQLPPLVQNGLTAFFYVASTLAILAFVGKLRNPEWQVLGEEKPLIELERRVGELELQNNLLRAEIDIMSKKLQYLAAGQDATMQRQGSGRAKGKTFKAWPGNGDSVQPVDITKADLKQPFQCDDGQFVEIAGMCVENKQHLDSLTDEIGNAVNDVLQQSGAFHKFEKVTEKLGNFAGAEDTENVDPKGFHSKRNDGPQTVTSHGQSSKLADGSKERYRPKYKQEYNTNDRKQRYRNEDHDRRSRTDDHSREKGKTRCYDQSSNKRGCYNKNSKKSNEEHSNENSKERYPNNDSGSGEWHERMMLQRENARHKHQKRNNKNWFIKRGESREQMRSGETQS
- the CG42354 gene encoding uncharacterized protein, isoform F, with amino-acid sequence MESEGSSSEDIGRTKTGPNLSEESLGSSTSSSVLNSWTILPVVKEKDDGLEAKTELLTDLRPSSRADKQKNESRCNRPAAEDPQADDISDGISIISDCESTDRISPNLFLREPLLGDMGFGDLPTSPVELIAPISTDQQLSEYPEREPEQQQPESKSVVRSKLDLQLPPLVQNGLTAFFYVASTLAILAFVGKLRNPEWQVLGEEKPLIELERRVGELELQNNLLRAEIDIMSKKLQYLAAGQDATMQRQGSGRAKGKTFKAWPGNGDSVQPVDITKADLKQPFQCDDGQFVEIAGMCVENKQHLDSLTDEIGNAVNDVLQQSGAFHKFEKVTEKLGNFAGAEDTENVDPKGFHSKRNDGPQTVTSHGQSSKLADGSKERYRPKYKQEYNTNDRKQRYRNEDHDRRSRTDDHSREKGKTRCYDQSSNKRGCYNKNSKKSNEEHSNENSKERYPNNDSGSGEWHERMMLQRENARHKHQKRNNKNWFIKRGESREQMRSGETQS